One stretch of Podospora pseudoanserina strain CBS 124.78 chromosome 4, whole genome shotgun sequence DNA includes these proteins:
- the TRM8_1 gene encoding tRNA (guanine-N(7)-)-methyltransferase (tRNA(m7G46)-methyltransferase) (COG:U; EggNog:ENOG503NVN2) produces the protein MAALYYGIGKKKQLALAATASFVAWGYAVDLLPALRWAGYAFIAGVTLSLAALLALTVLTSRSGYQLRKLRSITSRPNGALFTGRENWRREVAALRQRQGYEKTSLCPDSPKVAAAVDEVLGFVIRDFIRVWYGGISSNPVFENEVDRVIRGALLRVRDCLAEVDLAGVVTMRLVPILTAHLRDFGEAEKSVRGRKLNRSVTETEELDLAIASKYREGRLHPAVGLGFSDVKTAQQDYLRGLMGRVLPKVLGREVLGSRAVGIVVREIVACAVLGPVMGLLAEPDTWNQLMEGYGRSMLQDRSTVRKLRAALDQHASPAPKTGGKQVIAFPRLGVGDSERRFEKFVRAIRKVNNLSDARRFRSEVASQLKRDSQQEGVDQVYMRRLEMGKRLLDQKVQHLATPGDRRGFQPQQGGSNVVPSDSKLEKASLTDLLRDPSGLSYFMEYMDRQRLMPLVQFWLVVDGFRNPLEDDGLEGEQLPLQLPPWTESDRLDLAQIDAAYLSRPELKVPDSSKRIISDFLKAGKRATPEQYYRARREILRAQSAVLEEMRVKHFQNFRKSEIFYKALAAEEASRRTTASVPTTALPRAASYAAPSSSSSSKPHPVSRLAPRLQTNNNPQNNNRRAGSATDLRAISFNSNGGSDLGPLMSSVPDLRDIRRSGSLDEGRGSYSPNPLFDDEVGGTGDNDPMADSIASLDQDSGSNNNVPDTKVVQAMERALNNILEDSQQTPLKVEDLHGGLFGDEDADNGNMDGGLFGTTSTTAAGKQRAPSDDRSAANKRGSMDLATRSSRGSLDTTTTTTAATITPTTITTNNNNNNNKMEKPSLASLGLVSAASRIGVFVDDDLFGDENRFLSDEPSDVDEAKDSEDDVAAVHLAAPGDLGLAEAITSLTNEIDKLVTQEAVVDSLLRKAELTNNTAELRILRKSKASLQRELRRKELQRRQYVIQESDNSLYGRSTVRILREIEVGRDEEGKEFAVYAVEVSRNAGEKMPAARWVVKRRYSEFLELHQKLRGGYPSVRGLEFPRRRMVMKLEQGFLQKRRAGLERYLSELLLLPDVCRSRDLRAFLSQRVIDGGSNGEGSRKDMISRLYDSVADGMEDILGSIPVLDQLSLAGQNLIAAATSQLSQLPLNDETVSGTGVVLNAAEAEAELNAFENGTGAGKELEPFVKPICDIFLEVFELNKGNNWLRGRAVVVVLHQLLGGTIERKLRDNVKMLVGEEQILRYVDMVKGVMWPGGEMVRDKVPRTKQEKLKTRTEASLMLATLVPDLAGSVVGRLNAQAASRRVFATLNNGRLNAHLAFTFLDEIIDILFEGA, from the exons ATGGCAGCCCTTTACTACGGCATCGGCAAGAAGAAACAGCTagccctcgccgccacagCGAGCTTCGTCGCCTGGGGGTACGCAgtcgacctcctccctgCCTTGCGATGGGCCGGGTACGCCTTCATCGCTGGCGTCACACTATCACTCGCGGCACTGCTGGCCCTGACGGTGCTGACATCCCGGAGCGGGTACCAGTTGCGAAAACTGCGGAGTATCACCAGCCGACCGAATGGCGCTTTATTCACTGGACGAGAGAACTGGAGGAGGGAAGTTGCGGCTCTGAGACAACGACAGGGCTATGAGAAAACCTCGCTTTGCCCTGACAGTCCcaaggtggcggcggcggtggatgaggtgCTGGGGTTTGTGATTAGGGATTTCATCCGGGTTTGGTACGGGGGTATCAGTTCGAACCCGGTGTTTGAGAATGAGGTTGACAGGGTGATCAGGGGGGCGCTGCTGAGGGTTAGGGATTGTTTGGCAGAGGTTGAtttggcgggggtggtgacgatgaggTTGGTGCCGATTTTGACGGCGCATTTGAGGGACtttggggaggcggagaagtcggtgagggggaggaagctgaACAGGAGTGTgacggagacggaggagttGGATTTGGCGATTGCGAGTAAGTACCGGGAGGGGAGGCTACATccggcggtggggttggggtttagTGATGTCAAGACGGCGCAGCAGGATTatttgagggggttgatgggacGGGTTTTGCCAaaggtgctggggagggaggtgttggggtcgagggcggtggggatTGTGGTTAGGGAGATTGTGGCTTGTGCGGTGTTGgggccggtgatggggttgttggcggaGCCGGATACGTGGAATCagttgatggaggggtaTGGGAGGAGTATGCTGCAGGATAGGTCGACTGTGAGGAAGCTGAGGGCGGCGTTGGATCAGCATGCTTCTCCTGCGCCGAAGACGGGGGGGAAGCAGGTGATTGCGTTTCCgaggctgggggtgggggatagCGAGAGACGGTTTGAGAAGTTTGTGAGGGCGATCAGGAAGGTGAATAACCTTTCGGATGCGAGGAGGTTTAGGAGCGAGGTTGCTAGTCAGTTGAAGAGGGATTCACAacaggagggggtggatcaGGTTTATATGAGACGGCTGGAaatggggaagaggttgttggatCAGAAGGTGCAGCATTTGGCTACTCCTGGGGATAGGAGGGGGTTCCAGCCGCAGCAGGGGGGGAGCAATGTCGTGCCTAGTGATTccaagctggagaaggctTCTCTGACGGATTTGTTGAGGGACCCATCGGGGTTGTCTTATTTCATGGAGTATATGGATAGGCAGCGGTTGATGCCGCTGGTCCAGTTCTGGCtcgtggtggatgggtttcGGAATCCgctcgaggatgatgggcttGAGGGGGAACAGCTGCCGCTGCAGCTACCGCCATGGACAGAGTCGGATCGCCTTGATCTTGCACAGATTGATGCTGCCTACCTCAGCCGGCCTGAGCTCAAGGTCCCCGACTCTAGCAAGAGGATCATTTCCGACTTCCTCAAGGCTGGGAAGCGGGCCACGCCGGAGCAATACTACCGCGCTCGTCGTGAGATTCTACGGGCTCAGAGCGCGGTTCTGGAAGAGATGCGCGTCAAACACTTTCAAAACTTCCGCAAGTCCGAGATCTTTTACAAGGCCCTCGCTGCAGAGGAGGCCTCAAGACGCACTACCGCCTCTGTTCCCACCACAGCACTTCCCCGAGCGGCCTCATATGCcgccccatcatcatcatcatcatcaaaaccacACCCCGTGTCTCGCCTAGCCCCTAGGCTACAAACCAACAATAAcccccaaaacaacaaccgaCGAGCGGGCTCGGCAACCGATCTCCGGGCCATTTCCTTCAACTCTAACGGAGGGAGCGACCTCGGCCCTTTGATGAGCTCGGTCCCTGACCTCCGCGACATCCGCCGGTCAGGTTCATTGGACGAGGGTCGGGGGTCTTATTCACCCAACCCCTTATTTGACGACGAAGTAGGAGGAACAGGGGATAACGACCCCATGGCGGACTCGATCGCGAGCCTGGACCAAGACAGCGGCAGTAACAACAATGTGCCAGACACAAAAGTCGTGCAAGCGATGGAGAGGGCGCTGAATAATATTCTTGAGGACAGCCAGCAGACACCACTAAAGGTGGAGGACCTACACGGCGGTTTATTTGGGGACGAAGACGCCGACAACGGCAACATGGACGGGGGTTTATTCGGGACAACTTCTACCACCGCAGCAGGGAAACAGCGGGCTCCGTCAGACGATAGGTCTGCCGCTAACAAGCGTGGGAGTATGGACTTGGCTACCCGATCATCACGTGGGTCGTTGGACACGACAACTACTACTACTGCTGCTACTATTACTCCTACTACTATTActacaaacaacaacaacaacaacaacaagatggaGAAACCGTCACTCGCATCGTTGGGTCTGGTGTCGGCAGCGTCAAGGATAGGGGTGTTTGTGGATGACGACTTGTTTGGTGACGAGAACAGGTTCTTGTCGGACGAGCCCTCGGACGTTGACGAAGCTAAAGACTCGGAGGATGACGTTGCTGCTGTTCACCTGGCCGCTCCGGGGGATTTGGGCCTGGCGGAGGCGATCACCAGTCTGACGAATGAGATTGACAAGCTGGTCACgcaggaggcggtggtggattcgttgctgaggaaggcggagTTGACGAATAATACGGCGGAGCTGAGGATCTTGAGAAAGAGCAAGGCGTCGCTGCAGAGGGAGCTGAGACGAAAAGAGCTGCAGAGGAGGCAGTATGTGATTCAGGAGAGCGATAATAGCTTGTATGGGAGGTCGACGGTGAGGATCCTGAGGGAGAttgaggtggggagggacgaggaggggaaggagtttGCGGTTTATGCGGTGGAGGTGTCGAGGAAcgcgggggagaagatgccggcggcgaggtgggtggtgaagaggaggtatAGCGAGTTTTTGGAGCTGCATCAGAAGCTGAGGGGGGGGTACCCGAGcgtgagggggttggagtttccgaggcggaggatggtgatgaagctggagcaggGGTTTttgcagaagaggagggcggggttggagaggtatCTGAGcgagttgttgttgctgccggaTGTTTGCAGGAGCAGGGACTTGAGGGCGTTTCTGAGCCAGAGGGTGATTGATGGGGGGAGtaatggggaggggagcaggAAGGATATGATCAGTAGGTTGTATGACAGTGTGgcggatgggatggaggatATTTTGGGGAGTATTCCGGTTCTGGACCAGCTCAGTCTTGCGGGACAGAACCTCATTGCTGCTGCTACGAGTCAACTGTCACAGCTGCCTCTGAACGACGAGACGGTTTCGGGCACAGGGGTGGTGCTCAATGCTGCAGAAGCGGAGGCGGAACTGAACGCTTTTGAGAATGGCACTGGGGCAGGGAAGGAACTGGAACCGTTCGTCAAGCCCATCTGCGACATCTTtttggaggtgtttgagTTGAACAAGGGGAACAACTGGCTGAGGGggagagcggtggtggtggtgctgcatCAGTTGCTGGGCGGCACGATTGAGAGGAAGCTGAGGGACAATGTCAAGatgctggtgggggaggagcagatACTGCGGTATGTGGATATGGTCAAGGGGGTGATGTGGCCTggaggggagatggtgagggacAAGGTTCCGAGGACGAAGCaggagaagttgaagacGAGGACGGAGGCGAGCTTGATGCTGGCGACGCTGGTGCCGGATTTGGCGGGGAGTGTGGTGGGCAGATTGAATGCGCAGGCGGCAAGCAGGAGGGTTTTTGCTACGTTGAATAATGGGAGGTTGAA CGCGCATCTGGCATTTACCTTTCTGGACGAGATCATCGACATCCTTTTCGAAGGAGCCTAG
- a CDS encoding hypothetical protein (EggNog:ENOG503P00P; COG:A), which yields MQVTNATCRFVEFETAADLRTAVEKLNERDFKGVRVTCTANTQADIPRGDRGRSMSPRRGPGRMNDYDRRGPPRAYSPHRNGDYRPDYRDRSPVPRRDYYEDRARPYRSPPRRGPPMDDYPPARRYDDPYRGPPRDYPPPDPYMNGGGRPYDRPPPPRDFAPRDPYVREPYPREYDRRY from the exons ATGCAAGTGACTAACGCGACGTGCAGATTTGTCGAGTTCGAGACGGCTGCCGACCTCCGCACAGCTGTTGAGAAGCTGAACGAGCGCGACTTCAAAGGTGTTCGCGTCACTTGCACTGCCAAC ACTCAGGCTGACATTCCCCGTGGAGACCGCGGGCGATCCATGTCACCTCGTCGCGGGCCGGGCCGCATGAATGACTACGACCGCCGGGGTCCGCCTCGCGCATACAGTCCCCACCGCAACGGGGACTACAGGCCTGATTACCGCGACCGGTCCCCTGTTCCTCGGCGCGATTACTACGAGGACCGTGCCAGGCCCTaccgctcccctccccgccgtgGACCCCCAATGGATGACTACCCGCCGGCGCGCCGCTACGATGACCCCTATCGTGGACCGCCCCGGGACTACCCTCCTCCTGACCCGTACATGAATGGCGGCGGACGGCCCTATgatcgtcctcctcctcctcgggaCTTTGCTCCGCGGGACCCCTATGTCCGGGAGCCCTACCCTCGGGAGTATGATCGGCGTTATTAG
- a CDS encoding hypothetical protein (EggNog:ENOG503NYJT; COG:S), giving the protein MARKEDGLTSPTTQSTADEKEVLTPNNDAMNTTGTGWRKLSEGDERRGAASGEEMQIELNETVATTRDTAKKVDAGSGGASVSAAEMVEYKVYRRRWFGLVQLTLLNVIVSWDWLTFSPVASHAARYFSTDENTINWLSTAFLFAFTAITPLVIYVLHLGPKPSIVTSAALILVGNWIRYAGCHSGEKGLFGVVMFGQILTGLAQPFVLAAPARYSDLWFTNRGRVAATALTSLANPFGAALGQLIIPFWVEGPGDVSRMVLYVSVISTVCALPAFFIPARPPTPVAPSSQTPKLSLISSVKFLLRQTEFYLLFVPFAIYVGLFNSISSLLNQVLLPHGYNDEEAGIAGALLIVVGLVASAITSPLIDKYKSYLLAIRFAVPIVGLCYLVFIWMPGTRDSGGVAGPYVVMATMGAASFSLVPVVVEFLVELTHPISPEVTSTLAWSGGQVLGGIFIVVSGALKGEGGKMERALVFHAVLAMVAVPLPLCLGCFGRGEKLVLRRVRSDEAEGEKRG; this is encoded by the exons atggcgaggaaggaggatggatTGACGTCGCCGACCACACAATCGACGGCGGATGAGAAAGAGGTTTTGACACCAAACAACGACGCGATGAACACCACTGGGACTGGGTGGCGAAAGCTATCAGAGGGGGATGAACGACGAGGGGCTGCATCaggggaggagatgcagATTGAACTAAACGAAACTGTCGCGACAACAAGGGACACAGCAAAAAAGGTGGATGCCGGGTCGGGGGGCGCGAGTGTGAGCGCGGCGGAGATGGTCGAGTACAAAGTCTacaggaggaggtggtttggGCTGGTGCAGTTGACGTTGTTGAATGTGATTGTTAGTTGGGAT TGgctcaccttctcccccgtcgCCAGCCACGCAGCTCGGTATTTTTCCACAGACGAGAACACCATCAACTGGCTCAGCACGGCGTTTTTGTTTGCTTTTACGGCCATCACCCCGCTGGTGATTTATGTGTTGCATCTCGGGCCGAAGCCGTCGATTGTCACCTCGGCGGCCTTGATTCTTGTGGGCAACTGGATCCGCTATGCAGGGTGTCACTCTGGTGAaaaggggttgtttggggtggtgatgtttggcCAGATCCTTACCGGTCTTGCTCAGCCTTTTGTCCTTGCGGCTCCGGCGCGGTATTCGGACTTGTGGTTCACCAACCGGGGGCGGGTGGCGGCTACGGCCTTGACCTCGCTTGCGAACCCGTTTGGGGCTGCGCTGGGGCAGCTGATTATTCCGTTTTGGGTTGAGGGTCCGGGGGATGTttcgaggatggtgttgtatgtttcTGTGATT TCGACGGTCTGCGCGCTCCCCGCCTTTTTTATTCCTGCCCGCCCCCCTACACCGGTGGCACCTTCTTCACAAACACCGAAACTGTCGTTGATATCGTCGGTCAAGTTCCTGCTTCGCCAAACGGAATTTTATCTCTTGTTCGTCCCCTTTGCGATTTATGTCGGTTTGTTTAATAGTATCTcgtccctcctcaaccaagtCTTGTTGCCACACGGTTACAACGATGAGGAAGCCGGTATTGCTGGGGCACTgctcatcgtcgtcggcctTGTTGCTTCGGCCATCACGTCGCCTTTGATCGATAAGTATAAATCATACCTCTTGGCCATCCGGTTCGCGGTCCCCATTGTTGGACTTTGTTACTTGGTTTTCATCTGGATGCCTGGGACTAGGGACAGCGGGGGGGTGGCAGGGCCGTATGTGGTCATGGCTACGATGGGGGCGGCGAGCTTCAGTCtcgtgccggtggtggtggagttttTGGTTGAGCTAACGCATCCGATCAGTCCCGAGGTTACGAGCACGTTAGCCTGGAGCGGGGGACAGGTGTTGGGGGGTATATTCATTGTTGTGAGTGGTGCGCTgaagggagaaggaggaaagatggagagggcgttGGTTTTTCATGCGGTTTTGGCCATGGTTGCGGTGCCGTTGCCGCTTTGTCTGGGGTGCTTTGGACGGGGGGAGAAGTTggttttgaggagggtgaggagtgatgaggctgagggggagaagaggggctGA
- the DBP9 gene encoding ATP-dependent DNA/RNA helicase (EggNog:ENOG503NUDU; COG:A) → MKRKLNQDDEPPAADAAAVAEPEKKKEKKEKKEKKAVEKEKELSFSELGLDPRLVQAVAKLGFEKPTLVQRRAIPLALKGEDVLCKAKTGSGKTAAYVLPVLQGILGRKKTDNTPTTAGLILVPTRELADQVHKAIEEFSAFCAKDVTAAKLTENVSDAVQRSLLANVPDVVVSTPARAWKSVDSGALSVANLQYLVLDEADLVLSYGYDEDMENLARSMPKGVQTTMMSATLLSAELDTLKGIFCRNPTLLDLKEEFGEEDEKLTQYYVRTGEDDKWLISYLIFKLQLIKGPCLIFVADIDRSYRLKLFFEQFSIRSCILNSELPVNTRIKVIEEFNKGIYDIIIASDERSEVFGDEKEEETKEEGEGEEKKGKKKGGRKGKRDEEYGVSRGIDFKNVAAVVNFDLPTSASSYTHRIGRTARAGRTGIAMSFVVPKELFGKHKPTSIKSCEKDEKVLAKIVRAQGKMNRKLEPYNFSKEQMEAFRYRMNDALRAVTKVAIREARTRELRQELLRSETLKRYFEENPAELSHLRHDGELGHKARQQAHLKHVPDYLLPKEAKKEITKGSVGFVPFKKVDKDKKHRGKFGAKGKGRSFKVGGGRKGDPLKTFKVRRKK, encoded by the exons ATGAAGCGCAAACTCAACCAAGACGACGAGCCACCAGCGGCCGATGCGGCCGCCGTTGCCGAaccagaaaagaaaaaggaaaaaaaggaaaagaaagagaagaaggcggtcgagaaagaaaaagagctGAGCTTTTCCGAGCTGGGACTAGATCCCAGATTGGTCCAGGCGGTTGCGAAGCTCGGGTTTGAGAAGCCGACCTTGGTGCAGAGGAGAGCGATCCCGCTTGCGCtcaagggggaggatgttcTCTGCAAGGCCAAGACGGGGAGTGGGAAGACGGCGGCGTATGTGCTGCCTGTGTTGCAggggattttggggaggaagaag ACCGATAACACACCCACCACGGCGGGCCTGATCCTCGTACCGACGCGCGAACTCGCCGACCAAGTCCACAAGGCGATCGAGGAGTTTTCGGCCTTTTGCGCAAAGGATGTGACGGCGGCGAAGTTGACGGAGAATGTTTCTGATGCTGTTCAGAGGAGCTTGTTGGCCAACGTGCcggatgtggttgtttcCACGCCTGCCCGGGCGTGGAAGAGTGTCGACTCGGGCGCGCTTTCGGTCGCGAATCTTCAGTACCTTGTGCTTGACGAGGCggatcttgtcttgtcttaTGGGTATGATGAGGACATGGAGAATCTGGCGAGGTCGATGCCGAAGGGGGTGCAGACTACCATGATGTCTGCGACGCTTTTGTCGGCGGAGCTGGACACGTTGAAGGGGATTTTCTGCAGGAACCCGACGCTGCTGGAtttgaaggaggagtttggggaggaggatgagaagttGACGCAGTATTATGTCAGGACCGGGGAGGATGACAAGTGGCTGATTAGCTACTTGATCTTTAAGCTGCAGCTGATCAAGGGACCTTGCTTGATTTTTGTGGCGGATATTGACAGGAGTTATCGGCTGAAGCTGTTTTTTGAGCAGTTTTCTATCAGGAGCTGTATCCTCAACTCGGAGCTGCCGGTCAACACGAGGATCAAGGTGATTGAGGAGTTTAACAAGGGAATTTATGATATTATTATTGCTAGCGATGAGAGGAGTGAGGTTTTtggggatgagaaggaggaggagacgaaggaagagggggaaggggaggagaagaagggaaagaagaagggggggaggaaggggaagagggatgaGGAGTATGGTGTTTCGAGAGGCATCGACTTCAAAAATGTGGCTGCAGTTGTCAACTTTGACCTGCCCACGTCTGCGTCATCATATACCCACAGGATTGGGAGGACGGCGAGAgcggggaggacggggatTGCGATGTCGTTCGTGGTGCCGAAGGAGCTGTTTGGGAAGCACAAGCCGACGTCGATAAAGAGCTGTGAGAAGGATGAGAAAGTGTTGGCCAAGATTGTGAGGGCGCAGGGGAAGATGAATCGGAAGTTGGAGCCGTATAATTTCAGCAAGGAGCAGATGGAGGCGTTTAGGTATCGGATGAACGATG CCCTCCGCGCGGTAACAAAGGTGGCGATCAGAGaagcgaggacgagggaaCTGAGGCAGGAGCTGTTGAGGAGTGAGACTTTGAAGAG ATACTTTGAGGAAAACCCCGCCGAGCTCTCCCACCTCCGTCACGACGGCGAGCTGGGCCACAAGGCAAGACAGCAGGCCCATCTGAAGCACGTCCCTGATTATCTTTTGCCCAAGGAGGCAAAGAAAGAGATCACGAAGGGGTCGGTCGGGTTTGTGCCGTTTAAGAAGGtggacaaggacaagaagcaCAGGGGCAAGTTTGGggcgaaggggaaggggaggtcgttcaaggttggtggggggaggaagggggatcCGTTGAAGACGTTCAAGGTCAGGAGGAAAAAGTGA
- a CDS encoding hypothetical protein (EggNog:ENOG503P00P; COG:A), whose protein sequence is MTEVSATRLYLGNLPRNATKADIEAHFSTHGTGDIAEIKLMNGFGFIEYKDPMDARDVVPAFRMFTITPTDPRTAVANDDNVQDGSTFLGERLTVQFARGNRHRENNGGGGGGGFNNDRSSAPRPRRTPHRLQISGLPPDTSWQVCYLSPAPPLDTFGPGRKFWP, encoded by the exons ATGACTGAGGTATCGGCTACTCGTCTTTACCTGGGCAATCTGCCTCGGAATG CTACCAAAGCCGATATCGAAGCTCACTTCTCCACCCATGGCACCGGTGACATTGCTGAGATCAAGCTCATGAACGGCTTCGGCTTCATCGAGTACAAGGATCCCATGGATGCACGCGATGTTGTTCCAG CATTCCGTAtgttcaccatcacccccactGACCCTCGTACTGCTGTGGCTAACGACGATAATGTGCAAGATGGTTCGACCTTCCTTGGCGAGCGCTTGACTGTCCAGTTCGCCCGTGGTAACCGACACCGCGAAAAcaatggcggcggcggcggcggcggattcaACAACGACCGCAGCAGTGCCCCCCGGCCGCGCCGCACACCGCACCGCTTGCAGATTTCGGGACTTCCCCCAGACACCAGCTGGCAGGTCTGTTACCtctctcctgctcccccttTGGACACATTTGGACCGGGCCGAAAATTCTGGCCATGA